Proteins encoded in a region of the Drosophila busckii strain San Diego stock center, stock number 13000-0081.31 chromosome 2L, ASM1175060v1, whole genome shotgun sequence genome:
- the LOC108608216 gene encoding guanine nucleotide-binding protein subunit beta-like protein produces MSETLQLRGTLIGHNGWVTQIATNPKDPDTIISASRDKTLIVWKLTRDEDTNYGYPQKRLYGHSHFISDVVLSSDGNYALSGSWDQTLRLWDLAAGKTTRRFEGHTKDVLSVAFSADNRQIVSGSRDKTIKLWNTLAECKFTIQEDGHTDWVSCVRFSPNHSNPIIVSCGWDRTVKVWNLANCKLKNNHHGHNGYLNTVTVSPDGSLCTSGGKDSKALLWDLNDGKNLYTLEHNDIINALCFSPNRYWLCVAYGPSIKIWDLACKKTVEELRPEVVSPTSKAEQPQCLSLAWSTDGQTLFAGYSDNTIRVWQVSVSAH; encoded by the exons ATGTCTGAGACATTGCAATTGCGTGGTACCTTGATTGGCCACAATGGCTGGGTCACCCAGATCGCCACCAACCCCAAGGATCCTGACACCATCATCTCGGCGTCTCGTG ACAAGACTCTGATTGTCTGGAAATTGACCCGCGATGAGGATACCAACTACGGTTATCCCCAGAAGCGCCTGTACGGTCACTCCCACTTCATCAGCGACGTTGTGCTGTCGTCCGATGGCAACTACGCTCTGTCCGGTTCCTGGGATCAGACTCTGCGCCTGTGGGATTTGGCTGCCGGCAAGACCACTCGCCGCTTCGAGGGACACACCAAG GATGTGCTGTCGGTCGCTTTCTCCGCCGATAACCGTCAAATCGTGTCTGGCTCTCGCGACAAGACCATCAAGCTGTGGAACACCTTGGCCGAGTGCAAGTTCACCATCCAGGAGGATGGCCACACCGATTGGGTGTCCTGCGTGCGTTTCTCGCCCAACCACTCGAATCCCATCATCGTGTCTTGCGGCTGGGATCGCACCGTCAAGGTCTGGAACTTGGCCAACTGCAAGCTCAAGAACAACCATCACGGCCACAACGGTTATCTGAACACCGTGACTGTCTCTCCTGACGGTTCCCTGTGCACCTCCGGTGGCAAGGACTCCAAGGCTCTGCTGTGGGATCTGAATGACGGCAAGAACCTGTACACTCTGGAGCACAACGACATCATCAACGCACTGTGCTTCTCGCCCAACCGCTACTGGCTGTGCGTCGCCTATGGCCCATCCATCAAGATCTGGGATCTGGCATGCAAGAAGACCGTTGAGGAGCTGCGCCCTGAGGTCGTCTCGCCCACATCCAAGGCCGAGCAGCCACAGTGCCTGTCCCTGGCCTGGTCCACCGATGGCCAGACCCTGTTCGCTGGCTATTCCGACAACACCATTCGCGTCTGGCAAGTGTCTGTATCAGCTCACTAA
- the LOC108608215 gene encoding protein phosphatase 1L isoform X1, giving the protein MDDELEDKIFYQTYVSHMKILSKFAVGFSSINSPLAYLWKLCRLYVLRPEVILCGIILFVLLIYLQAVDVWSRSILGRIQATLGRQHAATRVMEMSGAAGDHQSWEEVRQQSAAYAVLGRRPHMEDRYIIEENINNNTDVAFFAVFDGHGGEFAADFARDVLVKNIYNKIIEVHKLLQRGGGASAGDYDKSPYLVRKQSRKDNANKENNEPVARRDSLRKAQSTTTDCSVIKQKTTEAQITDFYTAQLNSAMRASGGSNAAKESFLNNNNAQSANNAPPPSYEAKCYIEQGRINFGKLITDEILSADHKLVEQAKQTTNIAGTTALIAIMQGSTLIVANVGDSRGVMFDARGIAIPLSFDHKPQQVRERKRIHDAGGFIAFRGVWRVAGVLATSRALGDYPLKDKNLVIATPDILTFELNDHKPRFLILASDGLWDTFSNEEACSFVQEHLKESDFGAKSLSMESYKRGSVDNITVLVIVFRNDIYRIGSSGGGGSLSGKLVDTPPLAKSASGVAVARSNSIKTK; this is encoded by the exons ATGGATGACGAACTAGAAGACAAAATCTTTTATCAGACCTACGTATCGCATATGAAAATACTGTCAAAATTTGCGGTGGGCTTCTCGTCCATCAATTCGCCGTTGGCCTATTTATGGAAATTATGTCGCCTCTACGTGCTGCGTCCAGAAGTTATACTCTGTGGCATTATactctttgttttgttgatcTATTTGCAAGCGGTTGATGTTTGGAGTCGCAGCATACTTGGACGCATACAAGCGACGCTGGGACGCCAACATGCTGCCACGCGCGTCATGGAGATGTCTGGCGCGGCAGGAGATCATCAGAGCTGGGAGGAGGTGCGCCAGCAGAGCGCCGCCTATGCAGTGCTCGGACGCAGGCCGCACATGGAGGACAG ATACATTATTGAGGAgaacattaacaacaatacgGACGTTGCGTTCTTTGCCGTATTCGATGGACATGGCGGCGAGTTTGCTGCCGACTTTGCACGCGATGTGCTGGTCAagaatatttacaataaaatcaTCGAAGTGCACAAGCTACTGCAACGGGGCGGCGGCGCCAGCGCTGGCGACTATGACAAGAGTCCCTATTTGGTGCGCAAGCAAAGCCGCAAGGATAACGCCAACAAGGAGAACAACGAACCTGTGGCACGACGCGACAGTCTGCGCAAGGCGCAGAGCACTACGACAGACTGCAGCGTCATTAAGCAAAAGACAACGGAGGCGCAGATAACGGACTTCTATACGGCACAACTAAACAGCGCCATGCGTGCCAGTGGTGGCAGCAATGCAGCCAAGGAATCCTTTCtgaacaacaataatgcaCAGAGCGCAAACAATGCGCCGCCGCCAAGCTACGAAGCGAAGTGCTATATCGAACAGGGACGCATTAACTTTGGCAAGCTCATAACGGATGAGATTCTGTCGGCGGATCACAAGCTAGTGGAGCAGGCCAAGCAGACG ACCAACATAGCTGGCACTACGGCTCTCATTGCCATTATGCAGGGCAGCACGCTTATTGTGGCCAATGTGGGTGACTCGCGTGGCGTTATGTTCGATGCACGTGGCATTGCTATACCCTTGTCCTTTGACCATAAGCCGCAACAGGTGCGTGAACGCAAGCGCATACATGATGCCGGCGGATTCATTGCGTTCCGTGGCGTTTGGCGCGTCGCTGGCGTCTTGGCAACGTCACGTGCGCTGGGTGATTATCCGCTTAAGGACAAG AATCTAGTCATTGCCACGCCGGACATACTGACCTTTGAGCTAAATGATCACAA acCACGCTTTCTCATACTCGCCTCGGATGGACTCTGGGACACGTTTAGCAATGAGGAGGCCTGCAGCTTTGTGCAGGAGCATCTGAAGGAGTCGGACTTTGGCGCCAAGTCGCTGTCCATGGAATCGTATAAGCGCGGCTCTGTCGACAACATTACCGTCTTGGTTATTGTTTTTAGGAATGATATTTATCGCATTGGCAgtagcggcggcggcggcagcttgaGTGGCAAACTAGTAGACACACCACCGCTGGCCAAGTCAGCATCTGGCGTTGCTGTAGCACGCTCCAATTCAATCAAGACCAAGTGA
- the LOC108608215 gene encoding protein phosphatase 1L isoform X2 has protein sequence MDKSYRKSVRSTAAVDVWSRSILGRIQATLGRQHAATRVMEMSGAAGDHQSWEEVRQQSAAYAVLGRRPHMEDRYIIEENINNNTDVAFFAVFDGHGGEFAADFARDVLVKNIYNKIIEVHKLLQRGGGASAGDYDKSPYLVRKQSRKDNANKENNEPVARRDSLRKAQSTTTDCSVIKQKTTEAQITDFYTAQLNSAMRASGGSNAAKESFLNNNNAQSANNAPPPSYEAKCYIEQGRINFGKLITDEILSADHKLVEQAKQTTNIAGTTALIAIMQGSTLIVANVGDSRGVMFDARGIAIPLSFDHKPQQVRERKRIHDAGGFIAFRGVWRVAGVLATSRALGDYPLKDKNLVIATPDILTFELNDHKPRFLILASDGLWDTFSNEEACSFVQEHLKESDFGAKSLSMESYKRGSVDNITVLVIVFRNDIYRIGSSGGGGSLSGKLVDTPPLAKSASGVAVARSNSIKTK, from the exons ATGGATAAAAGCTATAGAAAATCAGTGCGCAGCACAGCAg CGGTTGATGTTTGGAGTCGCAGCATACTTGGACGCATACAAGCGACGCTGGGACGCCAACATGCTGCCACGCGCGTCATGGAGATGTCTGGCGCGGCAGGAGATCATCAGAGCTGGGAGGAGGTGCGCCAGCAGAGCGCCGCCTATGCAGTGCTCGGACGCAGGCCGCACATGGAGGACAG ATACATTATTGAGGAgaacattaacaacaatacgGACGTTGCGTTCTTTGCCGTATTCGATGGACATGGCGGCGAGTTTGCTGCCGACTTTGCACGCGATGTGCTGGTCAagaatatttacaataaaatcaTCGAAGTGCACAAGCTACTGCAACGGGGCGGCGGCGCCAGCGCTGGCGACTATGACAAGAGTCCCTATTTGGTGCGCAAGCAAAGCCGCAAGGATAACGCCAACAAGGAGAACAACGAACCTGTGGCACGACGCGACAGTCTGCGCAAGGCGCAGAGCACTACGACAGACTGCAGCGTCATTAAGCAAAAGACAACGGAGGCGCAGATAACGGACTTCTATACGGCACAACTAAACAGCGCCATGCGTGCCAGTGGTGGCAGCAATGCAGCCAAGGAATCCTTTCtgaacaacaataatgcaCAGAGCGCAAACAATGCGCCGCCGCCAAGCTACGAAGCGAAGTGCTATATCGAACAGGGACGCATTAACTTTGGCAAGCTCATAACGGATGAGATTCTGTCGGCGGATCACAAGCTAGTGGAGCAGGCCAAGCAGACG ACCAACATAGCTGGCACTACGGCTCTCATTGCCATTATGCAGGGCAGCACGCTTATTGTGGCCAATGTGGGTGACTCGCGTGGCGTTATGTTCGATGCACGTGGCATTGCTATACCCTTGTCCTTTGACCATAAGCCGCAACAGGTGCGTGAACGCAAGCGCATACATGATGCCGGCGGATTCATTGCGTTCCGTGGCGTTTGGCGCGTCGCTGGCGTCTTGGCAACGTCACGTGCGCTGGGTGATTATCCGCTTAAGGACAAG AATCTAGTCATTGCCACGCCGGACATACTGACCTTTGAGCTAAATGATCACAA acCACGCTTTCTCATACTCGCCTCGGATGGACTCTGGGACACGTTTAGCAATGAGGAGGCCTGCAGCTTTGTGCAGGAGCATCTGAAGGAGTCGGACTTTGGCGCCAAGTCGCTGTCCATGGAATCGTATAAGCGCGGCTCTGTCGACAACATTACCGTCTTGGTTATTGTTTTTAGGAATGATATTTATCGCATTGGCAgtagcggcggcggcggcagcttgaGTGGCAAACTAGTAGACACACCACCGCTGGCCAAGTCAGCATCTGGCGTTGCTGTAGCACGCTCCAATTCAATCAAGACCAAGTGA
- the LOC108607444 gene encoding laminin subunit beta-1, translated as MSLIAVCFVLLAVLSGQLQAQRVAPSHGRPDRPRNPPRQYIKTHPCERSSCYPATGNLLIGRENRLTASSTCGLQSPERFCILSHLQDKKCFLCDSRDETRHDPYKNHRIGQIIYKTKPGTNIPTWWQSENGKENVTIQLDLEAEFHFTHLIITFTTFRPAAMYIERSFDFGKSWHVYRYFAYDCEEAFPGVPTVLRNITDVMCTSRYSYVEPSRNGEVIFRVLPPNINVTDPYAEHVQNQLKMTNLRIQMTKLHKLGDNLLDNRLENEEKYYYGIANMVVRGSCSCYGHASQCLPLDDVITTDYEMVHGRCECTHNTKGLNCETCEDFYNDLPWKPAFGKQTNACKKCECNGHAVSCHFDEAVFVASGHVSGGFCDNCLHNTQGQHCEECMPFFYRDPSEQLSSPHVCRPCDCDPLGALDEGICDSFNDPENGINAGACHCKPHVKGRRCDQCKDGYWNLRQDSDLGCEECTCNTLGTVNNSGCNMHTGECTCKRLVTGKDCNQCRPETYGLSESEDGCTLCNCDPGGSYDNYCDVLSGQCRCRSHMTGRTCSQPKQNYFIPELHVVHDAESADLCISYGSGGNCSMVAQPQPTNLDPHAPEFTGIGFSRVPEHTELVINVDDVPRSMPYDVLIRYQATSRGDWEDAYITLVRPDEIDPAGECAHLLQQPQSEARVPFVLPERERQVVALPDVCLEAGKVYKFRIFFERRRHNEDNPSATILVDSLTLIPRIEITPIFQGGPGELRLREYNRNNCNRSLYDVRGNALQPEICRAMQQDVSIYIHDGASMCNCNPTGSLSKECDASGGYCQCKPNVVGRTCDQCAPGTYGFGPEGCRACDCNSIGSKDNNCDLLTGQCACHANTYGRECNQCQPGYWQFPSCRVCECNGHAALCDQLSGQCLNCQDSTTGYGCDQCLDGYYGDPLLGSEIGCRACRCPDTVASGLSHAAGCSLDTRNNNMLCHCQPGYAGARCEQCADNYFGEPELGGSCEKCECSNNIDAYDVGNCDRRTGACLKCLYDTTGDHCELCRDGYHGDALQQNCRQCDCDLLGTNKTLAHCDRHTGQCPCLSNVQGLHCSECALNHWKIASGEGCEACNCDAIGAVQEQCHLFTGQCECKAGFGGRACNQCEAHYWGNPNEQCQNCECDQFGAADFQCDRETGQCVCHEGIGGYKCNECARGYLGQFPHCAPCGECFNNWDLILQALDAATQANIQRAREIKQVGATGAYTAEFSELDKQLQHVRDLLQNTTVSLQDMQQLDAAANSLQQQLTASHERLSQTEQSLDSIYNSLSLSAVELEGLQNHSRLVQQLSQELQANGIELQESNIEGALNLTRHAYERVSNLAALKDEAQELAGQTDRTCKRVETLSNKIKDEAAAIAQNDQSIADYRAELATLSAQLPELNNWVCGQPGDPCDNLCGGAGCGKCGGFLSCEHGASALSSEAFKVAKDTEQAISSKKDEADQTIRALTQAKLNASEAYQKAKSGFEQSELYRNRTDNSNKLAANLINAVNDFSINKTALPEESKDLAQQTLQLDLTLDPKEIESLSTQINDAVASLQNVESIIYKTRPQLERVNNLQSTANSTKETANSILVMANSVVEHLAAANASQLKAQDAIQQANSNIELARQDLQQIDIETEQAAQPANDTAQQVDELAKKVQRLQKHLLKYEMAAKEISEGAQRVKQQAVNARSEASNLQSSTSATNQTLSERATRSEQARERAKLLLQRASKLTVDTNEKMSELNQLTETYQNKIEQLSKLQLSIQPLNEELNVYLHNIQQNADRYRQCTV; from the coding sequence atgTCGCTTAtcgctgtttgctttgtgctgCTCGCCGTGCTCAGCGGTCAGCTGCAGGCGCAGCGCGTAGCGCCATCACATGGACGTCCGGATAGGCCGCGCAATCCGCCGCGTCAGTACATTAAGACGCATCCCTGCGAGCGCTCCAGCTGTTATCCAGCAACGGGTAACTTGCTAATTGGACGTGAGAATCGCTTGACGGCCAGCTCCACTTGTGGTCTGCAGTCGCCGGAGAGATTTTGCATTCTGTCGCATTTGCAGGATAAGAAATGTTTTCTGTGCGATTCACGCGACGAGACGCGCCACGATCCGTACAAGAATCATCGCATTGGACAGATTATATACAAGACCAAGCCGGGCACGAATATACCCACCTGGTGGCAGTCGGAGAACGGCAAGGAGAACGTGACCATACAGCTGGATCTGGAGGCGGAGTTCCATTTTACGCATTTGATTATAACGTTTACGACCTTCCGTCCGGCTGCCATGTACATCGAGCgtagctttgactttggcaaGAGCTGGCATGTGTATCGCTACTTTGCCTATGACTGCGAGGAAGCGTTTCCGGGTGTGCCCACCGTGCTGCGCAATATTACGGACGTCATGTGCACCTCGCGCTACTCCTACGTGGAGCCGTCGCGCAATGGCGAGGTCATCTTCCGCGTGCTGCCGCCCAACATCAATGTCACCGATCCGTATGCGGAGCATGTGCAGAACCAACTGAAGATGACCAATCTGCGCATACAGATGACCAAGCTGCACAAGCTGGGCGACAATCTGCTCGACAATCGTCTGGAGAACGAGGAGAAGTACTACTACGGCATTGCCAACATGGTGGTGCGcggctcctgctcctgctacGGACACGCCTCGCAGTGCCTGCCGCTGGACGATGTCATTACCACCGACTACGAGATGGTGCACGGACGCTGCGAGTGCACGCACAACACAAAAGGATTGAACTGCGAGACCTGCGAGGACTTCTACAACGATCTGCCCTGGAAGCCGGCGTTTGGCAAGCAGACCAATGCCTGCAAGAAATGCGAGTGCAATGGCCACGCCGTCAGCTGTCACTTCGACGAGGCGGTGTTCGTTGCCTCGGGCCATGTCTCGGGCGGCTTCTGCGACAATTGTCTGCACAATACGCAGGGTCAGCACTGCGAGGAGTGCATGCCCTTCTTCTATCGCGATCCCAGCGAGCAGCTGAGCAGTCCGCATGTGTGCCGCCCCTGCGACTGCGATCCTTTGGGCGCACTGGACGAGGGCATCTGCGATTCGTTCAACGATCCGGAGAACGGCATCAACGCCGGCGCCTGCCACTGCAAGCCGCATGTAAAGGGACGTCGCTGTGATCAGTGCAAGGATGGCTACTGGAATCTGCGCCAGGACAGCGACCTCGGCTGCGAGGAGTGCACCTGCAATACGCTGGGCACGGTCAACAACTCCGGCTGCAATATGCATACGGGTGAATGCACCTGCAAGCGCCTGGTCACCGGCAAGGACTGCAATCAGTGCCGCCCTGAGACTTACGGGCTGTCCGAATCCGAGGATGGCTGCACGCTGTGCAACTGCGATCCCGGCGGCTCCTATGACAACTACTGCGATGTGCTCTCCGGACAGTGTCGCTGCCGCTCGCACATGACCGGACGCACTTGCTCGCAGCCCAAGCAAAACTACTTCATACCCGAGCTGCATGTGGTGCATGACGCTGAGTCGGCGGATCTTTGCATCTCCtacggcagcggcggcaactgCAGCATGGTGGCGCAACCGCAGCCCACCAATCTGGATCCACATGCGCCCGAGTTCACGGGCATTGGCTTTTCGCGCGTGCCCGAGCACACAGAGCTGGTAATCAATGTGGACGACGTGCCACGCAGCATGCCCTACGATGTGCTCATACGTTACCAGGCAACGTCGCGTGGCGACTGGGAGGATGCCTACATTACACTGGTGCGTCCCGATGAGATTGATCCCGCAGGCGAGTGCGcgcatttgctgcagcagccgcagagCGAGGCGCGTGTGCCCTTCGTGCTGCCCGAGCGTGAGCGCCAGGTGGTGGCACTGCCCGATGTTTGCCTGGAGGCGGGCAAAGTGTACAAATTCCGCATTTTCTTTGAGCGCCGCCGTCACAACGAAGACAATCCCTCGGCCACCATCTTGGTGGACTCGCTGACGCTTATACCACGCATCGAAATCACTCCCATCTTCCAGGGCGGTCCCGGCGAGCTGCGTCTGCGCGAATACAATCGCAACAACTGCAATCGCAGCTTGTACGACGTGCGTGGCAATGCGCTGCAGCCGGAGATCTGCCGCGCCATGCAGCAGGACGTGAGCATCTATATACACGACGGCGCCAGCATGTGCAACTGCAATCCGACGGGCTCGCTGAGCAAGGAGTGCGACGCCAGCGGCGGCTACTGCCAGTGCAAGCCCAATGTGGTGGGCAGAACCTGCGATCAGTGCGCGCCAGGCACTTATGGGTTTGGTCCCGAGGGCTGCCGCGCCTGCGACTGCAACAGCATTGGCAGCAAGGACAACAACTGCGATCTGCTGACCGGACAGTGCGCCTGCCATGCCAATACCTATGGACGCGAGTGCAATCAGTGCCAGCCTGGCTACTGGCAGTTCCCCAGCTGTCGCGTCTGCGAGTGCAATGGACATGCCGCGCTCTGCGATCAGCTCAGCGGTCAGTGCTTGAATTGCCAGGACTCCACCACCGGCTATGGCTGCGATCAGTGCCTGGATGGCTACTATGGTGATCCGTTGCTGGGCTCCGAAATTGGCTGCCGCGCCTGCCGCTGTCCGGACACAGTCGCTTCGGGGCTAAGTCATGCCGCCGGCTGCAGCTTGGATacgcgcaacaacaacatgttgtGCCACTGCCAGCCAGGCTATGCCGGCGCACGCTGCGAGCAATGCGCGGACAACTATTTCGGTGAGCCGGAGCTGGGCGGCAGCTGCGAGAAATGCgagtgcagcaacaacatcgaTGCTTATGATGTGGGCAACTGTGATCGACGCACGGGCGCCTGCCTCAAGTGTCTGTACGACACCACAGGCGATCACTGCGAGCTTTGTCGGGATGGTTATCATGGCGATGCACTGCAGCAGAACTGCCGCCAGTGCGACTGCGATTTGCTGGGCACCAACAAGACGCTGGCGCATTGCGATCGCCACACAGGTCAATGTCCTTGCCTCTCTAATGTGCAGGGTCTGCACTGCAGCGAGTGCGCGCTGAATCACTGGAAGATTGCCTCCGGCGAGGGCTGCGAGGCCTGCAATTGCGACGCCATTGGCGCTGTGCAGGAGCAGTGTCATCTGTTTACGGGTCAGTGTGAGTGCAAGGCTGGATTTGGTGGACGCGCCTGCAATCAGTGCGAGGCGCACTACTGGGGCAATCCCAACGAGCAGTGCCAGAACTGTGAGTGCGATCAGTTTGGCGCCGCCGACTTCCAGTGCGATCGCGAGACGGGACAGTGCGTCTGCCACGAGGGCATTGGCGGCTACAAGTGCAACGAGTGCGCACGCGGCTATTTGGGCCAGTTCCCGCACTGCGCGCCCTGCGGCGAATGCTTCAACAACTGGGATCTGATACTGCAGGCGCTGGATGCAGCCACCCAAGCGAATATACAACGTGCACGCGAGATTAAGCAGGTGGGCGCCACGGGCGCGTACACAGCGGAGTTCAGTGAGCTggacaagcagctgcagcacgtCAGGGATTTGCTGCAGAACACCACGGTTAGTTTGCAGGACATGCAGCAGCTGGATGCAGCAGCGAActcgttgcagcagcagctcaccgCCTCACATGAGCGCTTGAGCCAAACGGAGCAGAGCCTGGACAGCATTTACAATTCGTTGAGCTTGTCCGCCGTCGAGCTGGAGGGACTGCAGAATCATTCGCGTCTGGTGCAGCAGCTGTCGCAGGAGCTGCAGGCCAATGGCATTGAGCTGCAGGAGTCGAACATTGAGGGCGCCTTGAATCTGACGCGTCATGCCTACGAGCGTGTTAGCAATCTGGCTGCACTGAAGGATGAGGCACAGGAGCTGGCGGGCCAAACGGATCGCACATGCAAGCGCGTGGAAACGCTGTCCAATAAGATTAAGGACGAGGCAGCGGCCATAGCGCAGAATGATCAATCCATAGCCGATTATCGTGCTGAGCTGGCAACGTTGAGTGCACAGCTGCCGGAGCTGAACAACTGGGTGTGCGGCCAGCCGGGTGATCCTTGTGATAATCTGTGTGGCGGCGCTGGTTGTGGCAAGTGCGGTGGCTTCTTGAGCTGTGAGCATGGCGCAAGCGCTTTGAGCTCGGAGGCCTTTAAGGTGGCCAAGGATACGGAGCAGGCTATTAGCAGCAAGAAGGATGAAGCGGATCAGACCATACGCGCCTTAACGCAGGCCAAGCTTAATGCTTCGGAGGCTTATCAGAAAGCCAAGTCCGGCTTTGAGCAGTCCGAGCTCTATCGCAATCGCaccgacaacagcaacaagctggCAGCCAATCTCATCAATGCCGTCAATGATTTCTCCATTAACAAAACAGCGCTGCCTGAGGAGAGCAAGGATTTGGCAcagcagacgctgcagctgGATCTAACGCTGGATCCCAAGGAAATTGAATCGCTTAGCACGCAGATCAATGATGCCGTCGCCTCGCTGCAGAATGTCGAGTCCATTATATACAAGACGCGTCCGCAGCTGGAGCGCGTCAACAACTTGCagtcaacagcaaacagcaccAAGGAGACAGCGAATAGCATTTTGGTTATGGCCAATTCCGTGGTGGAGCATTTGGCAGCAGCGAATGCTTCACAGCTCAAAGCACAGGATGCCATACAGCaggccaacagcaacattgaGCTAGCACGACAGGATCTGCAGCAGATTGACATCGAAACAGagcaggcagcgcagccagcgaACGATACAGCACAGCAAGTGGACGAGCTGGCCAAGAAGGTGCAGCGTCTGCAGAAGCATTTGCTCAAATACGAAATGGCCGCCAAGGAGATTAGCGAGGGTGCGCAGCGTGTCAAGCAACAGGCCGTGAATGCACGCAGCGAAGCCAGCAATCTGCAGTCCTCCACCAGTGCCACCAATCAAACGCTCAGCGAACGCGCCACTCGCTCCGAGCAGGCGCGCGAGcgtgccaagctgctgctgcagcgtgcCTCCAAGCTAACTGTGGATACCAATGAGAAAATGAGTGAGCTTAACCAGCTGACCGAAACGTACCAGAACAAAATAGAGCAGCTGTCCAAGCTGCAGCTATCCATACAGCCGCTGAACGAGGAGCTAAACGTTTATTTGCACAACATTCAGCAAAATGCCGATCGTTATCGCCAATGCACCGTTTAG